Sequence from the Ignavibacteria bacterium genome:
GTTGATTATCTATCTATTTACTTCTGATATAATTTCATTGCCTTCAACCGGCTTCGATACGGCAATTCTGAAAGGGATTATCGATACATTTTCAGCATTGGCGATCCCGTTGATCATTTTTACATTCGTTCTCATCGGTATCCTGAAAAAAGTGAAGGTTTATGAGACCTTTATTGAGGGGGCTAAAGAGGGATTTGGAGTCGCTCTTAAAATTATCCCCTATCTTGTAGCCATGCTCGTTGCTATTGGAATTTTTAGAGCGAGTGGTGGAATGGATCTTCTGGTTTGGGTGCTTACACCCGTTACCAGTCTTGTTGGAATGCCGGCAGAAGCATTACCGATGGCACTGATGAGACCCCTTTCGGGAAGCGGTTCCATCGCAATAATGACCGAAATAATCAAGACTCACGGTCCTGATTCCATTCTTGGCCTGATGGTTTCCACCTTCTTCGGAAGTACGGAAACAACTTTTTATGTGCTGGCAGTCTATTTCGGTTCGGTAAGTGTAAAAAGAACCCGGCATGCACTCCCTGCAGGACTAATTGCAGATGTTACCGGCCTTCTGATGGCGGTATTTATTGTAAGACTATTATTCGGTTGATAAAGAAATAAAAAAAAAGAGGCTGCCCCGGATGAGGCAGCCTCTTCATAATTTAAAGAGTAATATTATTACTTGATTATTCTGAATTCCACTCTTCTGTTAAGGGCTCTTCCTTCTTTGGTAGAGTTGTCAGCAACAGGGTTGGTGTCAGCAACACCTTTGATAGTCATTCTTGAAGCTTCCACACCTTTTGAAACAAGGTAATCTTTCACATTTTGAGCACGCTTTACTGAAAGCGGGTTGTTACCTTTAAGGTCACCCTTGCTGTCTGTGTTTCCGATTATCTCAACGTTGACTTTCTTGTTTGCAATCAACTGAGCTGCGTTCTGTGCAAGAATAGCATAGTATTCTGATTTTATTTCCGCAGAACCTGAATCAAAGTTTATACCGACTAACACGATTTCATGATCAATAGCATCAGGTTTAGTGCTCTCAGGCTTGTTTTTCTTGATCATGTCCTCAATCTTCTTGTAGTCGATCTCAGGTGCAGGAGGAGGAGTCACTTTTGCATCATTAATCATTTTTTCGATTTTTTTGTAGTCGATCTCATTGGAAACGCCTTTTGGTAAATCGCAGATTTTCGTTTCTTTACCTCTCGAGAAATAATACATGATACCAAGATCGAGTGTAGTGTAACTGTCCAAAGTTCCACCGAAAAGTCCACCATTTGGTCCCATCAATCCGTCAAATTTATCGGTCGACAATGTATGATGACCAAGCTCAAGAAATGTAGAAAAATCCTTTGAAACAGGAAGATTTACACCTAAATTAACTGTCAGAGAAATCTCATTCAAGCTGGTTTTATCTGAAACGAATCTCACAGGATTAGTAACTTTGTAGGCTGTGACAGCAAATCCTGCACCACCGTAGACTTTTATGAAGTCGGTGCAAGGGTTGAAGGTCATCAGATAATTAATCCCAAAAGTAACGGCATCGGTAGAGGGACCGTTCACAACACCCAACGGAGCACCTTTGGAAGTGAACTTGAGATAACTCAATTTTACTCTGAATGCATTATATGCATCGAACTCACGCGTTAAGGAGAGTCCTGCCCCAAGGTCAAGATCTTCACCATATGTGTCTCCAAACATTCTTGGTGAAGTTGCAGACAGACCAACTGCCCATCCGTTTTCATATGTCTGTGCGTATCCAAGTGATGCAAACATCAAGAGGATAACAACTAAAAATTTTCTCACAACAACTCCTTGTCATTATCTTTAATAAAAAACTCTCGTGCCTGAAGCGTGATAAACCAGACAAACTGCACGGGAAGTTTCAGCCACAAAAAATATTCAAGAACAAATATAACCGTAAAAACTTAGAAAAACTAATAATACTTACAAACTGATATTTCTGAAAATCAGTTCAAAACCTTGAATTCGACTCTTCTGTTCATCGCTCTTCCCTCTGCAGTACCATTATCAGCAACAGGGACGGTGGAGCCATAACCTCTCGCTGTTAGTCTGGAAGCTTCCACACCTTTTTCGATCAGATAAGATCTCACAGATTCAGCTCTGTTTTGCGAAAGTGATAAATTACTGTTATCGTCACCCACAGCGTCGGTGTGACCTCCAATTTCTATTAGAAGACCCGGATTTGCGAGCAGTATCTGTGCAGCATGGTTGAGAATCGGATATGATTCGGGACGAAGTTTAGCCGAACTGAAGTCGAAATTCACACCGTACAATACCCAGCTCTGTGTCTGATCCTTGCCGGAGTACTGCTTGATAATATCTTCTATCTTATTGTAGTCAATTGGATCGGTCTGATATTTCTTTACAATTTCCTCGATTTTGGCATAATCCACCGGCTCATATTTGGTATCATTTTTGCCGGGGTCATCCTTCTTGGGGTCTTTGTCCTTATCTTTTTGCTCAATAATTCCGCCATAAAGCAATGGTGCATCTGCCTTGTCACCCCTGTCGAGATACATGTTTAAACCTAATGAGAATGTCATGTAACTGTCGTAAGGACCACCAAGGAAACCGCCCACTGGTGAACTCATGTTAATTAGTCCATCCAATCGGTCATGAGATACTGTCATGTAACCAACCTCGGTGGTAATTGAATACCCCTCGGAGAAAAGTTTCCAGTCTGCACCCAAAATAAGGTTAAATCCATAGTCAAACTGCCAGGCACCGTCTTTAATTGAAGTGCTTGCGGGTTTGTTTACAGAGTACATGTAAGCACTCCCACCCATTCCAATGTAGGGAGAAACAGGCTCGTTAGGGATAAATTTATATAGAATATCCACCTGGCCGTTCACCATGTCTGTGCTTTGTCCCTTGTTGGAACCGGGCATATGAATATATGAGGGTTTCAATCGCATTGTTACATATTCGTTAAATTTCTTTGATATCTCGACATATCCACCGTATCCAAATTCCTGACCGAGCTCATCAGTACCTGCAAATCTGGGATACATAAAACCAACTCCAAAAAGCCAGCTGTTCTTGTAAACAGGATATCTCTCAATCATTGGAGGGGTTTTCTCTTTTGGGTCAGCACCGGCAAAATATTTGCTTTTAGGACCAAAACCAAAGTTGTACAACACCCCAAGACCGAAATTCATGTAAGAGTCTCTTCGGCCACCCAGCATACCGCCAATTAGTCCATTCGTACCGTCAAGTCTGTCGTTTGTGACTGAATGATAAGAAATCTCTGCATTCAAATCCCAGTTTTTGGCGATCAAATCTTTGAAAACAAGTCCAAATCCCAAATCTGTAGTATAATCGAGCACACTTTCATCCTTGCCGTCGGTGGCATTTTTTATTTGCTGCAGGAAACCGGAAAATCCGAGGGTTAAATACGGAGTAACTGCGTATCCCGGGATGAAGTAATAGTTGAGTGCAAATCCGGTACCGATAAGGTCAGATGTACTTTTCTTTGTTGACTGGGATTCAAGATGTGTGTAAAATGGCTTAAGTCTTAACCCGGCATGCTCGGAAAGATCAAGCTGAATGCTCAGCCCTCCGCCATAGTTAAACTCTTTACCGCCTGCATCAGTACCTATCAGTCTGGGGTACATGGCACCGAATCCAAATCGCCATTGGTCAGTATAGACCTGTCCGTATGACTCAAGGGTTAGCGAGACAAGAATAATCGAAGTAAGTAGCAGTAGTTTCTTCATACCGGATGCTTTCCTATTTTTAGCAATTATACATTGCAATCTAACAAAAAATAAACCTTGCACAAACTTATTTCATCGTCCAGTCAATTTTTTTTTAATTCTTAAGTCCAATTATTTTATACAATTACTAAATTTACTTAAAAAATTGCATCATATCGGATGTCTGACTCCGCATAACTTCGTTGTTTTTTTATTTCTCGATTTTTCAATATATTTGCGTTCTGTTTTTCGGGGTGTAGCGCAGCCCGGTTAGCGCGCGTCGTTCGGGACGACGAGGTCGAGAGTTCAAATCCCTCCACCCCGACCAAATAAATAATAGACGGAATTATGGCATCTAATCATTCATTCGATATAGTTTCAGAAGTTGACTTTCAGGAAGTTGACAATGCTGTCAATCAGGCACTCAAAGAAATCATTCAAAGATATGACCTGAAAGAGTCTCACACCACTATCGAACTTTCAAAAAAAGACAAGAGTATAACCATCCACACAAAGGATGACTACTCTCTCAGCCAGAGCGTTGATATTCTTCAGACAAAGTTCATTCGAAGAGGAATGTCGATAAAGGTATTAAAAATGAATGAAGCCGAACCTGCAGCAGCAGGAACCTTGAGACAGAAAATCGACCTGAGAAGTGGTATCTCAAAGGAAGACGCAAAGGAAATCACCAAACTTATAAAAGATTCAAAACTTAAGGTAAATGCTCAGATTCAAGATGAGCAGGT
This genomic interval carries:
- a CDS encoding OmpA family protein; this translates as MGPNGGLFGGTLDSYTTLDLGIMYYFSRGKETKICDLPKGVSNEIDYKKIEKMINDAKVTPPPAPEIDYKKIEDMIKKNKPESTKPDAIDHEIVLVGINFDSGSAEIKSEYYAILAQNAAQLIANKKVNVEIIGNTDSKGDLKGNNPLSVKRAQNVKDYLVSKGVEASRMTIKGVADTNPVADNSTKEGRALNRRVEFRIIK
- a CDS encoding OmpA family protein, translated to MKKLLLLTSIILVSLTLESYGQVYTDQWRFGFGAMYPRLIGTDAGGKEFNYGGGLSIQLDLSEHAGLRLKPFYTHLESQSTKKSTSDLIGTGFALNYYFIPGYAVTPYLTLGFSGFLQQIKNATDGKDESVLDYTTDLGFGLVFKDLIAKNWDLNAEISYHSVTNDRLDGTNGLIGGMLGGRRDSYMNFGLGVLYNFGFGPKSKYFAGADPKEKTPPMIERYPVYKNSWLFGVGFMYPRFAGTDELGQEFGYGGYVEISKKFNEYVTMRLKPSYIHMPGSNKGQSTDMVNGQVDILYKFIPNEPVSPYIGMGGSAYMYSVNKPASTSIKDGAWQFDYGFNLILGADWKLFSEGYSITTEVGYMTVSHDRLDGLINMSSPVGGFLGGPYDSYMTFSLGLNMYLDRGDKADAPLLYGGIIEQKDKDKDPKKDDPGKNDTKYEPVDYAKIEEIVKKYQTDPIDYNKIEDIIKQYSGKDQTQSWVLYGVNFDFSSAKLRPESYPILNHAAQILLANPGLLIEIGGHTDAVGDDNSNLSLSQNRAESVRSYLIEKGVEASRLTARGYGSTVPVADNGTAEGRAMNRRVEFKVLN
- a CDS encoding YajQ family cyclic di-GMP-binding protein; amino-acid sequence: MASNHSFDIVSEVDFQEVDNAVNQALKEIIQRYDLKESHTTIELSKKDKSITIHTKDDYSLSQSVDILQTKFIRRGMSIKVLKMNEAEPAAAGTLRQKIDLRSGISKEDAKEITKLIKDSKLKVNAQIQDEQVRVTGSKIDDLQAVQQLVKDKDFPFPVQFVNYK